One region of Lebetimonas natsushimae genomic DNA includes:
- a CDS encoding CsgG/HfaB family protein: protein MKKWYLLFLPILFFLGCGEITTNVSTSGQNINEIAKYHGPKARIAVASFKCKAAKCNGEIGTGIADMLTTALFNSGRFIVLERGEGLEAIEKEYNLGTVRNRPTKNLEGADILVVGAITAFEPKAGGIGAGGIVIPSGVPFIGGIKFGKNEAYIAADIRLIDTRTGRIINATRVEGQASKWNIGGLGGAYTRGAILGGGLSVYKNTPMEKAIRVMIDNAVKAISKLVPDNYYRYDATGHPVSQNQSYNSGSTGVYQEKPKPKEKLIFSEDFEKYGIGQTAPFGPWSGKTANIKIATQPNGQLGKVLKFRGYSDAHICLKKYKLRNFHLSFYILNTRDRIYECEVNLDIRKHENPYYAYRIWLNTRGHAVIKKKTSDSTTTIADNSIKIPKRKWDKVDIYVKDNNIKVYEDNSLIIEINDNDKMLNSAGYICFYQSGDALIDDIKIYTLK from the coding sequence ATGAAAAAATGGTATTTATTATTTCTGCCGATTCTGTTTTTTTTAGGATGCGGTGAAATTACCACAAATGTTTCAACGTCAGGTCAAAATATAAATGAAATTGCAAAATATCATGGACCAAAAGCAAGAATTGCAGTGGCTTCATTTAAATGTAAAGCTGCAAAATGTAACGGAGAAATCGGTACAGGTATTGCAGATATGCTTACAACTGCGCTATTTAATTCAGGAAGATTTATTGTTCTTGAAAGAGGAGAGGGGCTCGAGGCAATTGAAAAAGAATATAATTTGGGCACTGTAAGAAACAGACCTACAAAAAATCTTGAAGGTGCTGATATTTTAGTAGTAGGGGCTATTACAGCATTTGAACCAAAAGCAGGCGGAATTGGGGCCGGAGGTATTGTGATTCCAAGTGGAGTGCCTTTTATTGGTGGAATTAAATTTGGGAAAAACGAAGCTTACATTGCAGCAGACATAAGACTTATAGATACAAGAACAGGTAGAATTATAAATGCTACAAGAGTTGAAGGACAGGCTAGTAAATGGAATATAGGAGGATTAGGAGGAGCATATACAAGAGGTGCCATATTAGGTGGTGGTCTTAGCGTTTATAAAAATACTCCAATGGAAAAAGCCATAAGGGTTATGATTGATAATGCGGTAAAAGCTATTTCCAAATTAGTTCCAGATAATTATTACAGATATGATGCTACAGGACACCCTGTAAGTCAAAATCAAAGTTATAATTCAGGCTCAACAGGGGTTTATCAAGAAAAACCTAAACCAAAAGAAAAATTAATATTCTCAGAAGATTTTGAAAAATACGGAATCGGACAGACTGCACCTTTTGGACCTTGGAGCGGAAAAACAGCTAATATAAAAATTGCCACACAGCCAAATGGTCAACTTGGTAAAGTATTAAAGTTTAGAGGCTACTCTGATGCACATATATGTTTAAAAAAATATAAATTAAGAAATTTTCATTTAAGTTTTTATATACTAAACACAAGGGATAGAATTTATGAATGTGAAGTTAACCTAGATATAAGAAAACATGAAAATCCTTATTATGCATATAGAATATGGCTTAACACCAGAGGTCATGCAGTAATCAAGAAAAAAACAAGCGATTCTACAACAACAATTGCGGACAATAGTATAAAAATTCCTAAAAGAAAGTGGGATAAAGTAGATATTTACGTAAAAGATAATAATATAAAAGTTTATGAAGACAATTCACTTATTATTGAAATAAACGATAATGACAAAATGTTAAATTCTGCAGGTTATATCTGTTTTTATCAAAGCGGCGACGCATTAATAGATGATATTAAAATTTATACTCTAAAATAA
- the tilS gene encoding tRNA lysidine(34) synthetase TilS — MEKLQNQNNLLAFSAGVDSTALFFYLLERNIPFDIAIVNYHTRVQSNEEVAYAKELAKKYNKKIYVKDCFLEKFSEKEARDCRYKFFEEIIKKHGYENLFLAHQLNDRFEWFLMQFSKGAGLNELVAMDEKEERDFYKIYRPFYNISRDEILTYLNELGVKYFYDESNSNVKFKRNLIRHKFSNEFISLFANGVKKSFEYLQKDKKLLFDKRINRQKKMYFFEKSNPQIDIRIADKIIKKLGVLLTSKQREEIKKTNFSCVIQGKIAIDSNEKHIYISPYIKLPIPKKFKEKMRKGKIPPKIRGYFYKNLI, encoded by the coding sequence TTGGAAAAATTACAAAATCAAAATAATCTTTTAGCCTTTTCTGCCGGAGTTGATTCGACGGCTTTGTTTTTTTATCTGCTTGAAAGAAACATCCCTTTTGACATTGCCATTGTCAATTATCACACAAGAGTCCAAAGTAATGAAGAAGTGGCTTATGCCAAAGAACTTGCAAAAAAATATAATAAAAAAATATATGTAAAAGACTGCTTTTTAGAAAAATTCAGTGAAAAAGAGGCTAGGGATTGCAGATATAAATTTTTTGAGGAAATTATTAAAAAACACGGTTATGAAAATCTGTTTTTAGCGCATCAGTTAAACGACAGATTTGAATGGTTTTTAATGCAGTTTAGCAAAGGGGCGGGGCTCAATGAATTAGTAGCAATGGACGAAAAGGAGGAGAGAGATTTTTATAAAATATATAGACCGTTTTATAACATATCTCGTGATGAAATATTAACATATCTTAATGAATTAGGTGTTAAATATTTCTATGATGAAAGTAATAGTAATGTCAAATTTAAAAGAAATTTAATAAGACATAAGTTTTCAAACGAGTTTATTTCATTGTTTGCCAATGGCGTCAAAAAGAGTTTTGAATATCTGCAAAAAGATAAAAAACTGCTGTTTGACAAAAGAATAAACAGACAAAAAAAAATGTATTTTTTTGAAAAATCAAATCCCCAAATCGACATAAGAATCGCAGATAAAATTATAAAAAAATTAGGAGTTTTGTTAACTTCAAAACAAAGAGAGGAAATTAAAAAAACAAATTTCAGCTGTGTAATTCAGGGAAAAATTGCAATTGACTCAAATGAAAAACATATCTATATTTCCCCTTACATTAAACTTCCGATACCAAAAAAATTTAAAGAAAAAATGAGAAAAGGAAAAATCCCTCCAAAAATAAGAGGATACTTTTATAAAAATTTAATTTGA